From the genome of Danio aesculapii chromosome 16, fDanAes4.1, whole genome shotgun sequence, one region includes:
- the LOC130243431 gene encoding transcription factor Sp2: MRKQQALDSLGEIISQNKWTDLTATKDCQMSVGQEGESSGEGLSLKNEHKDKVPPDGFPVPPQDQTEDVKDYSKQNSPKYTSISDQMSPLENQTHKNKDVTSEEKTRSLPTNMQLIPKMKFDNARTDICEVTTKATKIVNISTNDLLEIKVQRQSVLNKDFHNDKLVPSDGCNLFEKKTQVIDVAHARGSKPVIDMNANIESLEHIRECTEDDKIQTLCNVGENRLFFKTNLAMTSAGKCLGQCDQDEVLDLSLPKKKDRNKERQCEWVVDTEYEGSLHMEVDEIEDEPQHDEVEQEDELGICWMPSLSEAHAYLPQHWDAHLSSPSLEAMQTSSYPNAITPDPVETLLIDDQGIPYTLTLDGQKVPQIDNIQDVEGFNEQTAQSPRQAEEKPSSFACVQDIADSRLQTQPNSLSPNMSLGLVSEEASQVAPNQETTASSSSVTLAKPTIIPAVSDLASVPIQIVANTTGSNTPILLLPPSQLQSLSSPASKANPGLITLSLPVSLSQNTQSSPMFLVLSSPQVSSTQSLSLPGQLSQISSSSTVALPLATCPLDLGSTLISHPSLLSLSTVSSATATDISGSKNPSNLPASPTSSTASSSTLTVTSTSPAKQFSTDACSDTPVPTSFREALLRLAVSVEKKQENQTEAQSVTSPSSCSEATKPNSSATVQESKNQEVNCDGEAESTCVDQADSLDTPSSTSSLCPVSPSNPSKSQDSLGPRRILYCQYCPRIFYYLSDLERHSITHSQSKPHVCQLCGKAFKRSSHLERHKHIHTGQRNFVCQLCPRRFRESGELMRHQRVHTGEKPFQCLICHMRFAERNTLRRHTKRKHQGQQLEAVDMKEKQESEGISLAGVQAEAEENAEWYSSTVPEIESDSDSGGEGTT, from the coding sequence ATGCGAAAACAACAAGCATTGGACAGCTTAGGTGAGATCATTTCACAAAATAAATGGACTGACCTTACTGCAACCAAAGATTGTCAAATGTCTGTGGGTCAAGAAGGCGAGTCATCAGGTGAGGGGCTTTCATTGAAGAATGAACATAAGGACAAGGTGCCACCAGATGGGTTTCCTGTCCCACCACAAGACCAGACAGAAGATGTAAAGGATTACAGCAAGCAGAATTCACCAAAATATACATCAATCTCAGACCAGATGAGTCCTCTTGAAAACCAGACTCATAAAAATAAAGATGTCACTTCTGAGGAAAAGACAAGAAGTCTACCAACAAACATGCAGCTGATACCCAAGATGAAGTTTGATAATGCTAGGACAGACATTTGTGAAGTAACAACCAAAGCTACAAAAATTGTTAACATCTCAACCAATGATTTGCTAGAAATTAAGGTTCAAAGACAATCTGTTCTGAATAAAGATTTTCATAATGACAAGCTAGTGCCATCTGATGGATGCAACCTTTTTGAGAAAAAGACGCAGGTCATTGATGTGGCACATGCAAGAGGGAGCAAACCTGTGATTGACATGAATGCAAACATTGAAAGTTTAGAACATATTAGAGAATGCACTGAAGATGATAAAATACAAACTTTATGTAATGTAGGAGAAAATAgactttttttcaaaacaaacttGGCAATGACCAGTGCAGGAAAATGTCTGGGACAATGTGATCAAGACGAGGTATTAGATTTAAGTCTACCAAAAAAGAAGGACCGCAATAAGGAGAGGCAGTGTGAATGGGTTGTAGACACTGAATATGAAGGTTCACTTCACATGGAAGTTGACGAAATTGAAGATGAGCCCCAACATGATGAAGTGGAGCAGGAGGATGAACTTGGAATTTGCTGGATGCCATCATTAAGTGAGGCTCACGCATATCTCCCACAGCATTGGGATGCACATCTATCCTCCCCCTCGCTTGAAGCCATGCAAACTTCATCGTACCCTAACGCCATAACCCCAGACCCAGTGGAAACTCTACTTATAGATGACCAGGGCATTCCTTACACACTCACCCTAGATGGGCAGAAAGTCCCACAAATTGATAATATACAAGATGTTGAAGGGTTCAATGAACAAACAGCTCAAAGCCCAAGGCAAGCTGAAGAGAAGCCTTCTTCGTTTGCTTGCGTACAGGATATTGCAGACTCCAGACTGCAGACACAACCTAATTCACTGAGTCCAAATATGTCTCTTGGCCTTGTCTCAGAGGAAGCCTCACAAGTTGCCCCAAACCAGGAGACTACAGCTTCTTCCAGTTCTGTAACTCTTGCAAAACCCACAATCATACCTGCTGTGTCTGACTTGGCATCAGTTCCCATTCAGATTGTGGCCAATACTACAGGGTCAAATACTCCTATTCTTCTCCTTCCTCCATCTCAGCTTCAGTCACTTTCCTCACCAGCCTCTAAGGCTAACCCAGGACTAATTACGCTTTCTTTACCGGTTTCTCTTAGTCAGAACACTCAGTCCTCCCCCATGTTCTTAGTTTTGTCATCTCCTCAGGTGTCCTCAACTCAGAGTTTGTCCTTGCCTGGGCAATTATCTCAAATTTCCTCCTCTTCCACTGTTGCACTTCCCTTAGCCACTTGTCCCCTTGATTTGGGATCTACATTAATTTCCCATCCGTCACTTCTCAGCCTCAGCACGGTTTCCTCTGCCACAGCTACAGACATCTCAGGATCCAAAAACCCCTCTAATCTTCCTGCTAGCCCTACCTCATCAACTGCTTCCTCTAGCACTTTAACAGTGACCTCTACAAGTCCAGCCAAGCAATTCAGCACTGATGCCTGCTCTGACACACCAGTGCCCACTTCCTTTCGGGAGGCTCTTCTCAGATTGGCTGTGTCtgtggaaaaaaaacaagaaaaccagACTGAGGCTCAATCGGTCACTTCTCCTTCCTCATGTTCAGAAGCAACCAAGCCGAATTCCTCTGCCACAGTCCAGGAAAGTAAAAACCAGGAGGTAAACTGTGACGGTGAAGCTGAATCTACCTGTGTAGATCAAGCAGACTCACTAGATACCCCCTCTTCCACCTCATCCCTTTGTCCTGTATCACCCAGCAATCCTTCAAAGAGCCAAGACTCTTTAGGCCCACGTCGCATACTTTACTGTCAGTATTGTCCTCGGATCTTCTACTATCTCTCGGACCTTGAGCGCCATTCCATCACACACTCCCAAAGCAAACCCCATGTGTGTCAGCTCTGTGGCAAGGCTTTCAAAAGATCAAGCCATCTTGAGCGACACAAACACATCCATACAGGACAGAGAAACTTTGTGTGTCAGCTTTGCCCAAGGCGTTTTCGTGAATCAGGGGAGCTAATGAGACACCAGAGAGTACACACCGGTGAAAAACCCTTTCAATGCTTAATATGCCATATGCGTTTTGCAGAGCGCAACACACTGCGACGTCACACAAAGCGCAAGCACCAAGGCCAGCAGCTGGAAGCAGTGGACATGAAGGAGAAGCAAGAAAGTGAAGGGATTTCCCTTGCTGGTGTGCAAGCAGAGGCAGAGGAGAATGCAGAGTGGTACAGTTCAACAGTTCCTGAAATAGAGTCTGACAGTGACTCAGGGGGAGAAGGAACTACATAA